Proteins encoded together in one Cicer arietinum cultivar CDC Frontier isolate Library 1 chromosome 4, Cicar.CDCFrontier_v2.0, whole genome shotgun sequence window:
- the LOC101515535 gene encoding electron transfer flavoprotein subunit beta, mitochondrial: protein MKIMVAVKRVIDYAVKIRVKPDKTGVVTQNVKMSMNPFCEIALEEALRIRESGLASEVVAVSMGPSQCIDTLRTGLAMGADRGIHVEANYSLYPLSVAKILKKLVEIEKPRLLILGKQAIDDDCNQTGQMIAGLLNWPQGTFASKVVLDKEKQVATVDREVDDGIETVCLNLPAVITTDLRLNQPRYATLPNIMKAKSKPIKKFTPEELNVEIKSDLEIVEVTEPPKRKSGVIVSSVDELIDKLKHEANVI, encoded by the exons ATGAAGATTATGGTAGCCGTTAAACGAGTTATCGATTATGCCGTCAAAATCAGAGTCAAACCCGACAAG ACAGGGGTAGTGACCCAGAACGTGAAAATGTCAATGAACCCTTTCTGTGAGATTGCCCTAGAAGAAGCACTTCGAATTAGGGAATCTGGTTTGGCATCCGAGGTTGTGGCTGTTAGCATGGGACCTTCTCAGTGTATAGATACTCTTAGAACTGGTCTTGCAATGGGAGCTGATAGAGGTATCCATGTGGAAGCTAATTATTCACTCTATCCTCTCTCTGTTGCCAAGATTTTGAAGAAACTTGTTGAGATTGAGAAACCTCGACTTTTGATTCTTGGCAAACAG GCCATTGACGATGATTGCAATCAAACAGGGCAGATGATTGCAGGACTTCTCAATTGGCCACAAGGGACTTTTGCTTCAAAG GTTGTCCTTGATAAAGAGAAACAGGTGGCAACAGTGGACAGAGAAGTTGATGATGGTATTGAGACTGTGTGTTTGAACTTACCAGCAGTAATAAC CACTGATCTGAGACTGAACCAACCAAGGTATGCTACTCTTCCCAACATAATGAAAGCAAAATCGAAGCCGATAAAAAAGTTCACTCCAGAGGAGTTGAATGTGGAAATCAAATCTGATTTGGAGATAGTTGAAGTCACAGAACCTCCCAAGAGAAAATCAGGTGTTATTGTTTCGTCTGTGGATGAGCTTATTGACAAACTAAAACATGAGGCTAATGTCATCTGA
- the LOC101488286 gene encoding RING-H2 finger protein ATL16, which yields MDLVSRRHLIHFSQHGSSQISQSNTQALSPITSSSSSSIFHPHMHHSSTSFPIIAIAIIGIMATAILLVSYYIFVIKCCLNWHRIDLLRRFSPSRRRQDPTTINSQGTTEPRGLDEALIRLIPVIQYKTELEGNNDSNSEKGLFCECAVCLNEFQQDEKLRIIPNCSHVFHIDCIDVWLQNNANCPLCRTSISLTKRFHFDQIFTQTPSSNQDQNYPSRENINIGGDEDFVVIELSNNNDTLELPTPSSISPSQRKVLEHRNVEKKARKLNKVTSFGDECIDVRTKKDEQFSVQPIRRSFSMDSSRDRQFYLAVQEALKQQKREVNEVNSLEGCSGGSGRAKKSFFSFGYGSRSRSSVQPVYLDP from the coding sequence ATGGATCTTGTAAGTAGAAGACACTTGATCCATTTTTCACAACATGGGTCATCACAAATTTCACAATCAAACACACAGGCTCTTTCTCCAATAACAAGTTCAAGTTCAAGTTCAATCTTTCATCCTCATATGCATCATTCTAGCACAAGTTTTCCCATCATTGCAATTGCTATAATAGGAATAATGGCTACAGCTATCTTGCTTGTAAGCTACTACATCTTTGTCATCAAATGTTGTCTCAATTGGCACCGTATTGATCTTCTAAGACGTTTCTCTCCATCTAGAAGGAGACAAGATCCAACAACAATAAACTCACAAGGTACAACAGAACCTCGTGGATTAGATGAAGCATTGATTCGGTTAATCCCAGTGATTCAATACAAAACAGAGTTAGAAGGGAATAATGATAGTAATAGTGAAAAGGGTTTGTTCTGTGAATGTGCTGTTTGCTTGAATGAGTTTCAACAAGATGAAAAACTTAGGATTATACCAAATTGTAGCCATGTTTTTCACATTGATTGCATAGATGTTTGGCTTCAAAACAATGCTAATTGTCCACTTTGTAGAACAAGCATTTCATTGACAAAAAGATTCCATTTTGATCAAATATTTACACAAACACCTTCTTCAAATCAAGATCAAAATTACCCATCTAGGGAAAACATCAATATTGGCGGTGATGAagattttgttgtgattgaatTGAGTAACAATAATGATACTTTGGAGTTACCAACACCAAGTTCTATTAGTCCTTCACAAAGGAAGGTTTTAGAGCATAGAAATGTGGAAAAGAAAGCAAGGAAGTTGAATAAAGTTACAAGCTTTGGAGATGAATGTATTGATGTTAGAACAAAAAAAGATGAACAATTTTCAGTTCAACCAATTAGAAGGTCTTTTTCAATGGATTCATCAAGGGATAGACAATTTTATTTAGCAGTTCAAGAAGCTCTAAAGCAGCAAAAGAGGGAAGTCAATGAAGTCAACTCTCTTGAAGGATGCAGTGGTGGTAGTGGTAGAGCTAAAAAATCATTCTTTTCATTTGGATATGGAAGTAGATCCAGAAGTTCTGTTCAACCTGTTTATTTGGACCCCTGA